From Natrinema amylolyticum, the proteins below share one genomic window:
- the fdhF gene encoding formate dehydrogenase subunit alpha, with the protein MSTNTNANETLPGVPDLTDPQEETPVTAEFETGTANDPDVGTRDAEPTTVTVNGEPVTVPPGSTVIDAMQSLDDDVVSVDPGADGVEDDADVPALCYYDRDGDCSDEIGPRSECRTCMVETEEHGMVPSCSFPAEDGLTVETDTPDAEESRSVNLDLVLSNHNLRCTTCNGNGRCELQSAAISEDVDHPRYGVFDERDQYEPLDDTSSFIQIDRNKCILCNRCVDGCNDVQAEGVLRIEGHGEDTRIGFQSDAETMADSDCVSCGHCSTVCPTGALTEKGIGGAATLPLPGFTQRNSIGNVIEHEDAETLDDTTSPNRSPAPGGDLTVGTGATMNGGQRGVAGFMEQAKRKLGKAAGDYGRKAFLAGEHTAESIAANTLPEGYLFDIADAVSDYRLSKVDKAETTCGFCAVGCRFEMWGKDDESLGVVPVDDPDDAPANNFSTCVKGKFGHEFANSENRLTTPLVRNDAGELEEATWDEALDLVADRLTEIRDEHGVDAVGSLASSKGSNEEAYLVQKFARQVLGSKNVDNCARLCHSSTVAALQQTIGFGAMTNRINEDVGEADAYLISGSNTTESHPVLATRIKQNVRDGADLVVFDPRKVGIAEHADQYTRTTPGYDVTWLNGMIRYIIENDLHDEAFIERNTKNFEDLKEKVQAFTPEKVEELAGVSPEELASAAETLAEADSVVFGWAMGMTQQSTGTDNLLAMADLALVLGQLGKPGAGLSPFRGQNNVQGGGGDMGTLPGSLPGYQDPADDDVGEKFAAAWGERPPEEPGLKVPEMLAEAHEGNLQAMYVVGENPALSEPDVDHAGEALADLEFLVVQDIFMTETAEHADVILPAATSPEKHGTFTNTERRIQRVRPSTEPPGKAKQDWEITQALARRLGYDWDYDHPSEIMDEISDLAPIYGGVSYDRLEEGEEHGLQWPVPDEDHPGTPYLYDYEEGNFNFDDGKARFVPADGGHPGELPDEEFPLTLTSGRVLYHWHTGQITRRVEGLMSHVGESFVEIHPQTAADLGVEDGEYVRVESRRGEIVVKAQVTERVGEGTLFIPMHFATGAVNKLTQETFDPQAGIPEYKISSVRLEALGAETDETVLQTPDVGSSSGPRIAGDD; encoded by the coding sequence ATGAGTACGAACACGAACGCGAACGAGACGCTTCCAGGCGTTCCAGACCTCACCGATCCGCAAGAAGAGACGCCGGTCACGGCCGAATTCGAGACCGGGACCGCGAACGATCCGGACGTCGGCACTCGCGACGCCGAGCCGACGACCGTGACGGTCAACGGCGAGCCGGTGACCGTCCCGCCGGGCTCGACGGTCATCGACGCGATGCAATCGCTCGACGACGACGTCGTCAGCGTCGACCCCGGTGCGGACGGCGTCGAAGACGACGCCGATGTGCCCGCGCTCTGTTACTACGACCGAGACGGCGACTGCAGCGACGAGATCGGGCCCCGCAGCGAGTGTCGGACCTGTATGGTCGAGACCGAGGAGCACGGGATGGTCCCGTCCTGTTCGTTCCCGGCGGAAGACGGGCTCACCGTCGAGACGGACACGCCCGACGCCGAGGAGAGCCGCAGCGTCAACCTCGATCTGGTCCTCTCGAATCACAACCTCCGGTGTACGACCTGCAACGGCAACGGTCGCTGTGAACTCCAGAGCGCGGCGATCAGCGAGGACGTCGACCACCCGCGCTACGGCGTCTTCGACGAGCGCGACCAGTACGAACCGCTCGACGACACCTCGTCGTTCATCCAGATCGACCGCAACAAGTGCATCCTCTGTAACCGCTGCGTCGACGGCTGTAACGACGTGCAGGCCGAGGGCGTCCTCCGCATCGAGGGCCACGGCGAGGACACGCGCATCGGCTTCCAGTCCGACGCCGAGACGATGGCCGACTCCGACTGCGTCTCCTGTGGCCACTGTTCGACGGTCTGTCCGACGGGCGCGCTGACGGAGAAGGGGATCGGCGGTGCCGCGACCCTCCCGCTGCCCGGCTTCACCCAGCGCAACTCGATCGGGAACGTGATCGAACACGAAGACGCGGAGACGCTCGACGACACGACGTCGCCCAACCGATCGCCCGCGCCGGGCGGTGACCTCACGGTCGGGACCGGCGCGACCATGAACGGCGGGCAGCGCGGCGTCGCCGGCTTCATGGAGCAAGCGAAACGGAAGCTCGGCAAAGCGGCCGGCGACTACGGACGGAAGGCGTTCCTCGCCGGCGAGCACACTGCCGAATCGATCGCGGCGAACACCCTCCCCGAAGGCTACCTGTTCGACATCGCCGACGCGGTCAGCGACTACCGGCTGAGCAAGGTCGATAAGGCGGAGACGACCTGCGGGTTCTGCGCCGTCGGCTGTCGCTTCGAGATGTGGGGCAAAGACGACGAGTCCCTCGGCGTCGTGCCCGTCGACGACCCCGACGACGCGCCCGCGAACAACTTCTCGACCTGCGTCAAGGGGAAGTTCGGTCACGAGTTCGCCAACAGCGAGAACCGGCTCACGACGCCGCTCGTCCGCAACGACGCCGGCGAGCTCGAGGAGGCCACGTGGGACGAAGCGCTGGACCTCGTCGCGGACCGACTCACCGAGATTCGGGACGAACACGGCGTCGACGCCGTCGGCAGTCTCGCGTCCTCGAAGGGGAGCAACGAGGAGGCCTACCTCGTCCAGAAGTTCGCCCGACAGGTGCTCGGCTCCAAGAACGTCGACAACTGCGCGCGACTCTGTCACTCCTCGACGGTCGCGGCGCTCCAGCAGACGATCGGCTTCGGCGCGATGACCAACCGCATCAACGAGGACGTCGGCGAGGCCGACGCCTACCTCATCAGCGGCTCGAACACCACGGAGTCCCATCCGGTGCTGGCGACGCGCATCAAGCAGAACGTCAGGGACGGCGCAGACCTCGTCGTCTTCGATCCGCGGAAGGTCGGCATCGCCGAGCACGCCGACCAGTACACTCGGACCACTCCCGGCTACGACGTGACGTGGCTCAACGGGATGATCCGGTACATCATCGAGAACGACCTCCACGACGAGGCGTTCATCGAACGCAACACGAAGAACTTCGAGGACCTGAAGGAGAAGGTGCAGGCCTTTACGCCCGAGAAGGTCGAGGAACTCGCCGGCGTCTCACCCGAGGAACTCGCCTCGGCCGCCGAGACGCTCGCCGAGGCCGACTCCGTCGTGTTCGGTTGGGCGATGGGGATGACCCAGCAGAGCACCGGGACGGACAACTTGCTCGCGATGGCCGACCTCGCGCTCGTGCTCGGCCAGCTCGGCAAGCCGGGCGCCGGCCTCTCGCCGTTCCGCGGCCAGAACAACGTTCAGGGCGGCGGCGGAGACATGGGGACGCTCCCCGGCAGTCTCCCCGGCTATCAGGACCCGGCCGACGACGACGTCGGCGAGAAGTTCGCCGCGGCTTGGGGCGAGCGCCCGCCTGAAGAGCCCGGCCTCAAAGTGCCGGAGATGCTCGCGGAGGCCCACGAGGGCAACCTGCAGGCCATGTACGTCGTTGGCGAGAACCCCGCCCTCTCCGAACCCGACGTCGATCACGCCGGCGAGGCGCTCGCTGACCTCGAGTTCCTCGTCGTCCAGGACATCTTCATGACCGAGACCGCCGAGCACGCCGACGTAATCTTGCCGGCGGCGACCTCGCCGGAGAAACACGGCACGTTCACCAACACCGAGCGCCGGATCCAGCGGGTCCGGCCCAGCACCGAGCCGCCGGGGAAGGCGAAGCAGGACTGGGAGATCACCCAGGCGCTGGCCCGCCGGCTCGGCTACGACTGGGACTACGACCACCCGAGCGAGATCATGGACGAGATCAGCGACCTCGCGCCCATCTACGGCGGCGTGAGCTACGACCGTCTCGAGGAGGGCGAGGAACACGGCCTCCAGTGGCCCGTTCCCGACGAGGACCACCCCGGAACGCCCTACCTCTACGACTACGAGGAGGGTAACTTCAACTTCGACGACGGGAAGGCGCGGTTCGTCCCCGCCGACGGCGGCCACCCCGGCGAGCTTCCGGACGAGGAGTTCCCGCTCACGCTCACGTCCGGCCGAGTACTCTATCACTGGCACACCGGCCAGATCACCCGCCGCGTCGAGGGACTGATGAGCCACGTCGGCGAGAGCTTCGTCGAGATCCACCCCCAGACGGCCGCCGACCTCGGCGTCGAAGACGGCGAGTACGTCCGCGTCGAATCCCGGCGCGGCGAGATCGTTGTCAAGGCCCAGGTCACCGAGCGCGTCGGCGAGGGAACGCTGTTCATCCCGATGCACTTCGCGACCGGCGCGGTCAACAAACTCACCCAGGAGACGTTCGATCCGCAGGCCGGCATCCCCGAGTACAAGATCTCGAGCGTCCGGCTCGAGGCGCTCGGCGCGGAGACCGACGAGACGGTGTTGCAAACGCCGGACGTCGGCTCGAGTAGCGGTCCGCGCATCGCCGGCGACGACTAG
- a CDS encoding FAD-dependent monooxygenase, giving the protein MSQRRSDQTTDSLEVAVSGGSMGGLFTGIALGRAGHDVTIYEQSTGELRGRGAGIVAQGTVRRFLERRDVAEPAEMTTTASERRFLARDGSVDTTSPDSMVFTSWDAIYRRLRDAVPDERYQTGTEVSAVDPETATAAFADGGERTADLLVAAEGGQSATREQLFPGVEPEFAEYVAWRGVVPEDELPADAVDSFDDTFTFYQGPNMLILAYFIPGDDGSVAPGERRLNWVWYDTLEDRNRTAVFTGADGVERTVTVPPGTLRDSVADRQRARAAALLPPVFTTVVEATRAPFVQAIYDLTVPEMTVDRVCLLGDAAFVARPHTAAGTAKAAGDSVRLAEALERRDSLDSALSTWNDDRTDYGTRLVHRGKRMGDERLDLGS; this is encoded by the coding sequence GTGTCTCAGCGCCGCTCCGATCAGACGACGGACTCGCTCGAGGTGGCCGTCTCCGGCGGCTCGATGGGTGGTCTCTTCACCGGGATCGCACTCGGGCGGGCCGGCCACGACGTGACGATCTACGAGCAATCGACGGGCGAACTCCGCGGTCGCGGAGCCGGAATCGTCGCCCAAGGGACCGTCCGTCGGTTCCTCGAGCGCCGCGACGTCGCCGAGCCGGCCGAGATGACGACGACCGCGAGCGAACGGCGGTTCCTCGCGCGCGACGGGAGCGTCGACACCACGAGCCCCGATTCGATGGTCTTCACGTCGTGGGACGCGATCTACCGACGGCTTCGCGACGCCGTTCCGGATGAACGGTACCAGACGGGAACGGAGGTGAGCGCGGTCGACCCAGAGACGGCGACTGCGGCGTTCGCGGACGGCGGGGAGCGAACCGCTGACCTGCTGGTCGCCGCCGAGGGTGGCCAGTCCGCTACGCGCGAACAGTTGTTCCCCGGTGTCGAACCCGAGTTCGCGGAGTACGTCGCCTGGCGCGGCGTGGTCCCGGAGGACGAGCTTCCGGCGGACGCCGTCGACTCGTTCGACGACACCTTCACCTTCTACCAGGGGCCGAATATGCTGATTCTGGCGTACTTCATTCCCGGCGACGACGGCAGCGTCGCGCCCGGCGAACGGCGGCTCAACTGGGTCTGGTACGACACGCTCGAGGATCGGAACCGGACTGCGGTTTTCACGGGCGCCGATGGAGTCGAGCGGACGGTTACCGTTCCGCCCGGAACCCTCCGCGATTCGGTCGCGGATCGGCAGCGCGCTCGAGCGGCGGCGCTGCTCCCGCCAGTGTTTACGACCGTCGTGGAGGCGACGAGAGCGCCCTTCGTGCAGGCGATTTACGATCTTACCGTTCCCGAGATGACCGTCGATCGAGTGTGCCTGCTCGGCGATGCCGCGTTCGTTGCCCGGCCGCACACCGCGGCCGGAACCGCGAAGGCCGCCGGGGATTCCGTCCGGCTCGCGGAGGCGCTCGAGCGTCGCGACTCGCTCGATTCGGCGCTGTCGACGTGGAACGACGATCGGACCGATTACGGGACCCGACTCGTCCATCGCGGGAAACGGATGGGGGACGAGCGGTTAGATCTCGGCTCCTGA
- a CDS encoding PQQ-binding-like beta-propeller repeat protein, producing the protein MTDDSHASGALERTHGRRRVLRAAVGAVTATAGLAGCLGRIERDAIPRVDTGLEQTVPDGVVQFRRSLERWGYYPEATVPDDVTRDWRLDRLNTGSHTAAKASAVPLPDGGLVFPGDTGHLVALDADGEERWRTGTDTDGRGIHGTPAVADGRVYVGAYDGVLYAVDAESGDIDWETKLGGSIGSSPLYHDGHLVMAVEYPDPEGSTFIVDASDGAVVWEDPQHRPTDHPHSTPALDLESGRLVCGSNDGILYGWSYPDPEFEWSFETDDSGSNQIKGPIATYDGGAYFGSWDHRVYRVNLADGTEDWSFQTGDLVMSGPALDPVLDTVFIGSHDGNLYALDAQSGERHWSFETDGALIGCPTVTDERVLVGSKDTGLYALEKRTGDLVWAVDGGGNVTSTPRVIDGAIYYAERAPNPPEDGEDASDEGIDDDGGGYKLVAAE; encoded by the coding sequence ATGACAGACGATTCACACGCGTCGGGGGCGCTCGAGCGGACCCACGGTCGGCGACGGGTCCTCCGAGCGGCCGTCGGCGCAGTCACCGCGACCGCCGGACTGGCGGGCTGTCTCGGCCGAATCGAACGAGACGCCATTCCGCGCGTCGACACCGGGCTCGAACAGACGGTTCCGGACGGCGTCGTCCAGTTCAGGCGCTCCCTCGAGCGCTGGGGGTACTACCCCGAGGCCACGGTTCCCGACGACGTAACGCGGGACTGGCGGCTCGACCGACTCAACACGGGATCGCACACCGCCGCGAAGGCGAGCGCCGTCCCCCTGCCCGACGGCGGACTCGTCTTTCCGGGCGACACCGGTCATCTCGTCGCCCTCGACGCCGACGGCGAGGAGCGCTGGCGGACCGGAACGGACACCGACGGGCGGGGAATCCACGGCACGCCGGCCGTCGCCGACGGCCGGGTCTACGTCGGCGCGTACGACGGCGTGCTCTACGCCGTCGACGCCGAGTCGGGCGATATCGACTGGGAGACGAAACTCGGCGGCTCTATCGGCTCGAGTCCGCTCTACCACGACGGGCACCTCGTCATGGCGGTCGAATACCCTGACCCCGAAGGGAGCACGTTCATCGTTGACGCGAGCGACGGGGCCGTCGTCTGGGAGGATCCGCAGCATCGGCCGACCGACCACCCCCACTCGACGCCGGCGCTCGACCTCGAGAGCGGGCGGCTGGTCTGCGGGTCGAACGACGGCATCCTCTACGGCTGGTCCTATCCCGACCCCGAGTTCGAGTGGTCGTTCGAGACCGACGACAGCGGGAGCAACCAGATCAAGGGCCCCATCGCGACCTACGACGGCGGAGCCTACTTCGGCTCGTGGGACCATCGCGTCTACCGGGTGAACCTCGCGGACGGCACCGAGGACTGGTCGTTCCAGACGGGCGATCTGGTGATGTCGGGACCGGCGCTCGATCCCGTCCTGGACACAGTCTTCATCGGGAGCCACGACGGCAACCTGTACGCGCTCGACGCGCAGTCCGGCGAGCGACACTGGTCGTTCGAGACCGACGGGGCGCTTATCGGCTGTCCGACCGTCACCGACGAGCGGGTGCTCGTCGGATCGAAGGACACCGGCCTCTACGCGCTCGAGAAACGGACCGGCGACCTCGTCTGGGCGGTCGACGGCGGCGGCAACGTGACGAGCACGCCGCGCGTGATCGACGGCGCGATCTATTACGCCGAACGCGCCCCGAACCCGCCCGAGGACGGCGAGGACGCGTCCGACGAGGGGATCGACGACGACGGCGGCGGCTACAAGCTCGTGGCCGCGGAGTGA
- a CDS encoding MaoC family dehydratase: MSSQCPDTDSADATPATDQWTSISKHVVNSYVEANNALLAAMGFSSAAGDESATEPPVDTTTPSPTAEVAFGDEHWVMERSTDDYDSLGVGDYVRFSKPIADTDVSAFARVSGDTNRLHLESDFAEGTQFGGQIAHGTLVAGTISAALARLPGVTVYLSQDLEFTGPVRIGETVTAECEIVEDLGGDRYRLHTTVVGEDDETVIDGEAVVIINELPDE; the protein is encoded by the coding sequence ATGAGTAGTCAATGTCCGGACACCGACAGCGCCGACGCGACCCCGGCGACCGACCAGTGGACCAGCATCTCGAAACACGTCGTCAATAGCTACGTCGAGGCCAACAACGCGCTCCTCGCCGCGATGGGCTTCAGTTCCGCGGCGGGAGACGAGTCCGCGACGGAGCCGCCGGTCGATACGACGACGCCGTCACCGACGGCCGAAGTCGCGTTCGGTGACGAACACTGGGTCATGGAACGCTCGACGGACGACTACGACTCGCTCGGCGTCGGCGATTACGTCCGCTTCAGTAAGCCGATCGCGGACACCGACGTGAGCGCGTTCGCGCGCGTCTCCGGCGACACGAACCGACTTCATCTCGAGTCCGACTTCGCCGAGGGCACCCAGTTCGGAGGACAGATCGCCCACGGCACGCTCGTGGCCGGGACGATCAGCGCCGCGCTGGCCCGACTCCCCGGCGTGACGGTCTACCTCTCACAGGACCTCGAGTTCACGGGCCCGGTCCGGATCGGCGAGACGGTCACCGCGGAGTGCGAGATCGTCGAGGACCTCGGCGGCGACCGATACCGGTTGCACACGACGGTCGTCGGCGAGGACGACGAGACGGTCATCGACGGCGAGGCCGTCGTTATCATCAACGAACTGCCGGACGAGTAA
- a CDS encoding alpha/beta fold hydrolase, translating to MAELELADGTIWYETSGDGPPLVFVHGGWMNGQAWEPQVERFAEEYRVVTLDVRGHGKTGVTDPDEYSIGLFTDDLEALLSKLEIERPVLCGLSLGSMVVQEYIDRHPDDATGAILGGAVRSMPPIEMPTGVKSFWSPLPALSTSLSLSGSAGTFRSMLCSIQATTGQRWLSVDPQTRAEAIEDVGDISATEFRKIFDALYRYDPPELTGVETPTMVIHGEQEAPLVKRQGRQIASAVATGDQLELADSGHLVNQDRPQAFNEIAADFLADLPAA from the coding sequence ATGGCAGAACTCGAACTCGCGGACGGGACCATCTGGTACGAGACGAGCGGTGACGGCCCGCCGCTGGTGTTCGTCCACGGCGGCTGGATGAACGGCCAGGCCTGGGAACCGCAGGTCGAACGCTTCGCGGAGGAGTATCGGGTCGTCACGCTCGACGTTCGAGGTCACGGCAAGACCGGCGTGACCGACCCGGACGAGTACTCGATCGGCCTCTTCACCGACGACCTCGAGGCCCTGCTCTCGAAGCTCGAGATCGAGCGGCCAGTCCTCTGTGGGCTCTCGCTGGGGTCGATGGTCGTCCAGGAGTACATAGATCGCCATCCCGACGATGCGACGGGCGCGATTCTGGGCGGCGCAGTGCGATCGATGCCCCCGATCGAGATGCCGACGGGCGTCAAATCGTTCTGGTCGCCGCTGCCGGCGCTGTCCACGTCGCTGTCGCTCTCGGGCTCGGCGGGAACGTTCCGGTCGATGCTGTGTTCGATTCAGGCGACGACCGGCCAGCGGTGGTTATCGGTCGACCCCCAGACCAGGGCCGAGGCGATCGAGGACGTCGGCGACATCTCCGCGACCGAGTTTCGGAAGATCTTCGACGCGCTCTATCGCTACGATCCGCCCGAACTGACCGGTGTCGAAACGCCGACGATGGTAATACACGGCGAGCAGGAGGCCCCGCTGGTCAAGCGACAGGGCCGACAGATCGCGTCGGCGGTCGCGACCGGCGACCAGCTCGAACTCGCCGACTCCGGCCATCTCGTCAATCAGGACCGCCCGCAGGCGTTCAACGAGATCGCGGCCGACTTTCTCGCGGACCTCCCCGCAGCCTAG
- a CDS encoding uracil-xanthine permease family protein, translated as MTGDEPVADESVGDDIEYGIDEQPPLGESMVLGIQHYLTMVGANIAVPLILAGAMGMPNGVTARFVGTFFVVSGIATLAQTTFGNRYPIVQGAPFSMLAPALAIVGVVTAGGVSGGAGWETALLQLQGAIIVAAVVEVAMGYFGLVGKLRRFLSPVVIAPTIALIGLSLFSAPQITTPDQSWWLLGLTLGLILLFSQYLDVRHKAFRLYPVILALVIAWVVAAALSVAGVIGGSHPGFVDFEQVADTRMLLPIYPFQWGVPQVTTAFVVGMFAGVLASIVESIGDYYAVANITGSGAPSGKRINHGIGMEGLMNVFSGVMGTAGSTSYSENIGAIGLTGVASRYVVQIGAVVMLFVGFIGYFGQLIATIPDPIVGGLFIAMFGQIVAVGISNLRHVDLDSSRNTFIIGFALFVGLAIPAYMGNFESTLAFREAVGLEATVDSLGGASGPGSIWIEAVAQAVVDTVFIIGSTGMAVGGLAALVLDNTVPGSREERGLAAWDRITEDEADFDSFWDRWVRPETRTDD; from the coding sequence ATGACGGGGGACGAGCCAGTCGCCGACGAGTCCGTCGGTGACGATATCGAGTACGGAATCGACGAACAGCCGCCGCTCGGCGAATCGATGGTGCTGGGGATCCAGCACTATTTGACGATGGTCGGCGCGAACATCGCGGTCCCGTTGATACTGGCGGGGGCGATGGGGATGCCGAACGGCGTTACCGCCCGATTCGTCGGCACGTTCTTCGTCGTCTCGGGGATCGCGACGCTCGCCCAGACGACGTTCGGGAACCGATACCCGATCGTCCAGGGCGCGCCGTTCTCGATGCTCGCACCCGCGCTAGCGATCGTCGGCGTCGTCACCGCCGGCGGCGTTTCCGGCGGCGCGGGCTGGGAGACCGCGTTGCTGCAGTTACAGGGGGCAATCATTGTCGCTGCGGTCGTCGAGGTCGCGATGGGGTACTTCGGACTGGTCGGGAAACTCCGTCGGTTCCTCTCGCCGGTCGTCATCGCGCCGACGATCGCACTGATCGGGCTATCGCTGTTCAGCGCACCGCAGATCACGACGCCGGACCAGAGCTGGTGGCTGCTCGGCCTCACGCTCGGCCTCATTCTGTTGTTTTCGCAGTATCTCGACGTCAGACACAAGGCGTTCCGTCTGTACCCGGTCATTCTCGCGCTCGTCATCGCCTGGGTCGTCGCCGCCGCACTGTCGGTGGCGGGCGTCATCGGGGGGAGTCATCCGGGATTCGTCGATTTCGAGCAGGTCGCGGACACCCGGATGCTGTTGCCGATCTACCCCTTCCAGTGGGGCGTGCCGCAGGTGACGACCGCCTTCGTCGTCGGGATGTTCGCCGGCGTGCTGGCCTCGATCGTCGAGAGCATCGGTGACTACTACGCGGTGGCGAACATCACGGGCTCGGGCGCCCCGAGCGGAAAGCGGATCAACCACGGCATCGGGATGGAGGGGCTGATGAACGTCTTCTCCGGCGTGATGGGGACCGCCGGATCGACCTCCTACTCCGAGAACATCGGTGCGATCGGACTGACCGGCGTCGCCTCGCGGTACGTCGTCCAGATCGGAGCCGTCGTCATGTTATTCGTCGGCTTCATCGGCTACTTCGGCCAACTGATCGCGACGATCCCCGACCCGATCGTCGGCGGCCTCTTCATCGCCATGTTCGGCCAGATCGTCGCCGTCGGTATCTCGAACCTGCGCCACGTCGATCTCGACTCCTCGCGCAACACCTTCATCATCGGCTTCGCCCTCTTCGTTGGGCTGGCGATTCCGGCGTACATGGGCAACTTCGAGAGCACGCTCGCGTTCCGCGAGGCCGTCGGGCTTGAGGCGACGGTCGACTCGCTGGGCGGCGCGAGCGGGCCCGGTTCGATCTGGATCGAAGCCGTTGCACAGGCCGTCGTCGACACCGTCTTCATCATCGGCTCGACCGGGATGGCCGTCGGCGGCCTCGCCGCGCTCGTCCTCGACAACACGGTTCCGGGCTCTCGAGAGGAGCGCGGGCTGGCGGCGTGGGACCGGATCACCGAAGACGAGGCCGACTTCGACTCGTTCTGGGACCGCTGGGTTCGGCCCGAGACGCGCACTGACGACTGA